A region from the Gossypium hirsutum isolate 1008001.06 chromosome A08, Gossypium_hirsutum_v2.1, whole genome shotgun sequence genome encodes:
- the LOC121204489 gene encoding uncharacterized protein has translation MAITLFFIYRSYGSLVFISCSLFFFFLLLSFTKSSSSSLYSLSFFFSPSTMVDLQTVCCMCGDVGFPDKLFRCNKCRHRFQHSYCSNYYSEFAEPIELCDWCQSEAKNSRQGRSSKKPTTGNESGIINRSEYSGDKIKLQDRDESGDDQKGKSSGTPSPRPTTRRYKLLKDVMC, from the exons ATGGCCAtcactcttttctttatataTAGATCATATGGTTCTCTCGTATTTAtctcttgttctttgttttttttttttcttttactctctttcaccaaatcttcttcctcctctttatattctcttagtttttttttttcaccaTCAACAATGGTGGATCTTCAAACTGTATGCTGCATGTGCGGCGACGTTGGTTTTCCTGACAAACTCTTCCGCTGCAACAAATGCCGCCACCGCTTTCAACACTC GTATTGCAGTAATTACTACAGCGAGTTCGCTGAACCAATTGAACTGTGTGATTGGTGCCAAAGCGAAGCAAAGAACTCGAGGCAAGGAAGGTCTTCAAAGAAACCAACAACTGGAAACGAGAGTGGAATTATAAACCGATCCGAGTATTCGGGTGACAAAATCAAGCTACAGGATCGAGACGAAAGTGGTGATGATCAGAAAGGAAAGAGCAGTGGGACGCCCTCTCCAAGGCCTACGACACGCAGGTACAAGCTTCTCAAGGATGTgatgtgttaa